In Luteimonas viscosa, the following proteins share a genomic window:
- a CDS encoding electron transfer flavoprotein subunit alpha/FixB family protein encodes MAKVLVIAEHLDGQLNASTARTVSAAQALSPEAIDVAVLASEPDAVAAEAARIAGVSRVLTVANAANAHPVAQMLAPQVARLADGYSHVFLPSTTFGKDLAPCVAALLGVAQVSDLMAVESAHVFKRPIYAGNAVVTVEAPVDQAVVATIRTASWPEAAQGDAAPVEAASIEVELPTHTRFIGLAQAKSDRPDLQGAKRVVSGGRGVGSKENFEIIYKLADRLGAAVGASRAAVDAGYVPNELQVGQTGKIIAPELYVAIGISGAIQHLTGIKDAGTIVAINKDPDAAIFEIADIGLVGDLFALLPELEAAL; translated from the coding sequence ATGGCCAAGGTCCTCGTCATCGCCGAACATCTCGACGGCCAGCTGAACGCGTCCACGGCGCGCACGGTGAGCGCCGCCCAGGCGCTGTCGCCGGAGGCCATCGACGTCGCCGTGCTGGCGTCGGAACCGGACGCGGTCGCGGCCGAAGCCGCGCGCATCGCCGGCGTGTCCCGCGTGCTGACGGTGGCGAACGCCGCCAACGCGCACCCGGTGGCCCAGATGCTGGCTCCCCAGGTCGCGCGCCTGGCCGACGGCTACAGCCACGTGTTCCTGCCCAGCACCACCTTCGGCAAGGACCTGGCGCCCTGCGTGGCCGCGCTGCTCGGCGTGGCGCAGGTGTCCGACCTGATGGCGGTCGAGTCCGCGCACGTGTTCAAGCGCCCGATCTACGCCGGCAACGCAGTGGTGACCGTCGAGGCGCCCGTGGACCAGGCCGTGGTCGCCACGATCCGCACTGCCTCCTGGCCGGAAGCGGCCCAGGGCGATGCGGCTCCGGTGGAGGCGGCCAGCATCGAGGTCGAACTGCCCACGCATACCCGCTTCATCGGTCTGGCACAGGCCAAGTCCGACCGCCCCGACCTGCAGGGCGCCAAGCGCGTGGTCTCGGGCGGACGCGGCGTGGGTTCGAAGGAGAACTTCGAGATCATCTACAAGCTCGCGGACCGGCTCGGCGCCGCGGTGGGCGCCTCGCGCGCCGCGGTCGACGCCGGCTACGTGCCCAACGAGCTGCAGGTCGGCCAGACAGGCAAGATCATCGCCCCGGAGCTCTACGTGGCGATCGGCATCTCCGGCGCGATCCAGCACCTGACCGGAATCAAGGATGCCGGCACCATCGTCGCGATCAACAAGGACCCGGACGCGGCGATCTTCGAGATCGCGGACATCGGGCTGGTGGGGGATCTGTTCGCGCTGCTGCCGGAGCTGGAGGCTGCGCTCTGA
- a CDS encoding electron transfer flavoprotein subunit beta/FixA family protein produces the protein MKILVAYKRVVDYNVRIQVKPDGSGVVTDGVKLSANPFDEIALEEALRLRDKGVATEVVVATIAPADAAAHLRNGLAMGANRAIHVVTDQAIQPLTAARTLLKLVEKESPDLVILGKQAIDDDANQTGQMLATLWGRPQATFASKLEIADGKATVTREVDAGLETLEVDLPAVVTTDLRLNEPRFIKLPDIMKAKSKPMETLQLSELGIEPADFLKTTHYAAPGGRSKGVMVKDAAELVAALKQKGLL, from the coding sequence ATGAAGATCCTCGTCGCCTACAAGCGCGTGGTCGACTACAACGTCCGTATCCAGGTCAAGCCGGATGGATCGGGTGTGGTCACCGACGGCGTGAAGCTCTCCGCCAACCCGTTCGACGAGATCGCGCTGGAAGAGGCGCTGCGCCTGCGTGACAAGGGGGTGGCGACAGAGGTGGTGGTGGCCACCATCGCGCCGGCCGATGCGGCCGCGCACCTGCGCAACGGCCTGGCGATGGGCGCCAACCGCGCCATCCATGTGGTCACCGACCAGGCGATCCAGCCGCTCACCGCGGCCCGCACGCTGCTGAAGCTGGTGGAGAAGGAGTCGCCCGACCTGGTGATCCTGGGCAAGCAGGCGATCGACGACGACGCCAACCAGACCGGCCAGATGCTGGCCACCCTCTGGGGCCGGCCGCAGGCGACGTTCGCGTCGAAGCTGGAAATCGCGGACGGCAAGGCCACGGTCACGCGTGAGGTCGATGCCGGGCTGGAGACGCTGGAGGTCGACCTGCCTGCCGTCGTCACCACCGACCTGCGCCTGAACGAGCCGCGCTTCATCAAGCTGCCCGACATCATGAAGGCCAAGAGCAAGCCGATGGAGACGCTGCAGCTGTCCGAGCTCGGCATCGAGCCGGCGGATTTCCTCAAGACCACCCATTACGCCGCCCCGGGCGGGCGCAGCAAGGGCGTGATGGTCAAGGATGCGGCCGAACTGGTGGCCGCGCTCAAGCAGAAGGGGTTGCTGTGA